From the Ruania alkalisoli genome, one window contains:
- a CDS encoding alpha-1,4-glucan--maltose-1-phosphate maltosyltransferase: MSTPASAPLPTPESPIGRIPVIEVGPTVENGRWPTKAVVGEAVPIRATVFREGHDAVAATAVLIDPAGRDHSWAPMHDISPGNDIYEAHLIPDAPGRWAFRVEGWSDPYATWRHDATVKVDAGVDTELMLAEGALVLERALAEVAHTPDGARTLRDAVTALRDVSRPAHARLAAGASVEVQAVLAAAPLRDFVSPSATYPLIVHRERALFGSWYELFPRSEGAYQDPDTGAWVSGTLRTAAERLPAIAEMGFDVVYLTPIHPIGTTNRKGRNNTLETQPGDPGSPYGIGAADGGHDAIHPDLGDFTDFDAFVARARDLGMEVALDLALQASPDHPWVREHPEWFTTRADGSIAYAENPPKKYQDIYPLNFDNDPEGIYTAVRELVQVWIDHGVTAFRVDNPHTKPLPFWQWLLADVAQDHPEVLFLSEAFTRPAMMRTLAAIGFHQSYTYFTWRHSKEELTEYFTEVSGDAAAVMRPSFWPTTHDILTPYMQTGGASAFAIRAVLAATGSPTWGIYSGYELAEHVALPGAQEQIDNEKYEYKPRDWDAAARQFGLTDLLRQLNATRRAHPALQRLRNLSVHPTTDEAIFCFSRRERAEHAPDGQEDTVIVVVTLDPFTTRESLIHLDMAALGLAADADFIVHDHLTGESYSWGATPFVRLDPYGRCAHVLHLKST, encoded by the coding sequence GTGAGCACTCCAGCATCCGCACCCCTGCCGACACCCGAGTCCCCAATCGGTCGGATCCCGGTGATCGAGGTCGGTCCCACCGTGGAGAACGGTCGCTGGCCGACCAAAGCGGTCGTCGGCGAAGCGGTGCCGATTCGGGCCACGGTCTTCCGCGAGGGTCACGACGCGGTGGCCGCCACCGCCGTCCTCATCGACCCGGCCGGCCGGGATCACTCGTGGGCACCGATGCACGACATCTCCCCCGGGAACGACATCTACGAGGCGCACCTGATTCCCGACGCACCCGGGCGGTGGGCGTTCCGCGTAGAAGGCTGGTCCGACCCTTACGCGACCTGGCGCCACGACGCCACTGTGAAGGTGGATGCCGGGGTGGACACCGAGCTGATGCTGGCCGAGGGAGCACTCGTGCTCGAACGTGCCCTCGCCGAGGTGGCGCACACCCCCGACGGCGCACGCACCCTGCGCGACGCCGTCACCGCTCTCCGGGACGTCAGCCGCCCGGCGCACGCACGGTTGGCCGCAGGAGCCTCGGTGGAGGTTCAGGCCGTGCTCGCGGCCGCACCGTTGCGTGACTTCGTCTCTCCCTCGGCGACGTACCCGCTGATCGTGCACCGTGAACGGGCGCTGTTCGGATCCTGGTACGAGTTGTTTCCCCGATCCGAGGGCGCCTATCAGGATCCGGACACCGGCGCCTGGGTCTCGGGAACCCTGCGCACCGCGGCCGAGCGATTGCCCGCGATCGCCGAGATGGGCTTCGACGTGGTCTACCTGACGCCGATCCACCCGATCGGGACGACCAACCGCAAGGGACGAAACAACACCCTCGAGACGCAGCCGGGCGACCCGGGCTCGCCGTATGGCATCGGCGCTGCCGACGGCGGGCATGACGCCATCCACCCGGATCTGGGCGACTTCACCGATTTCGATGCCTTCGTCGCCCGGGCCCGCGACCTGGGGATGGAGGTGGCCCTGGATCTGGCGTTGCAGGCCTCCCCCGACCACCCGTGGGTGCGCGAGCACCCGGAGTGGTTCACCACTCGTGCCGACGGGTCCATCGCGTATGCGGAGAATCCGCCGAAGAAGTACCAGGACATCTATCCGCTGAACTTCGACAACGACCCCGAGGGCATCTACACCGCCGTCCGGGAGCTGGTGCAGGTGTGGATCGACCACGGGGTGACAGCTTTTCGGGTGGACAACCCGCACACCAAGCCGCTGCCGTTCTGGCAGTGGCTCCTGGCCGATGTCGCCCAGGACCACCCCGAGGTGCTCTTCCTCTCGGAGGCCTTCACTCGCCCGGCGATGATGCGCACCCTGGCCGCGATCGGGTTCCACCAGTCCTACACCTACTTCACCTGGCGCCACTCCAAGGAGGAGCTGACCGAGTACTTCACCGAGGTCAGCGGGGATGCGGCGGCCGTCATGCGCCCGAGCTTCTGGCCGACGACGCACGACATCCTCACCCCGTACATGCAGACCGGCGGGGCGTCGGCGTTCGCGATCCGGGCGGTCCTGGCGGCGACCGGCTCACCGACCTGGGGTATCTACTCCGGATACGAGCTGGCCGAGCATGTGGCCCTGCCGGGCGCACAGGAGCAGATCGACAACGAGAAATACGAGTACAAGCCACGCGACTGGGACGCTGCCGCCCGCCAGTTCGGGTTGACCGACCTGTTGCGCCAGCTCAATGCCACACGCCGGGCCCATCCCGCGCTGCAGCGCCTGCGCAATCTGAGTGTCCACCCGACCACGGACGAGGCGATCTTCTGCTTCTCCCGCCGCGAGCGCGCTGAGCACGCTCCCGATGGCCAGGAGGACACCGTCATCGTGGTGGTGACGCTCGACCCCTTCACCACCCGCGAGTCCCTGATCCACCTGGACATGGCTGCCCTCGGCCTGGCCGCTGACGCCGATTTCATCGTCCATGACCACCTCACCGGCGAGTCCTACTCCTGGGGCGCGACCCCCTTCGTGCGTCTCGATCCCTACGGCCGGTGCGCCCACGTTCTTCACCTGAAGTCCACATGA
- a CDS encoding FAD-binding dehydrogenase: MTDTDVIVVGAGLAGLVTATELTRRGERVLLLDAEPARSMGGQAHWSFGGLFLVNSPEQRRLGVRDSAELAFADWLGAAGFAPGAERGEGPDATGYSWAQMYVEFASGPMRSWLHEMGMRWFPLVQWAERGENSVPRFHVTWGTGPGVLAPFVAEAREAREEGLLEVRFRHRVTSLVVTDGTVTGVRADVLAPSSAGRGEPSSREVVETVELTAGAVVLATGGNGANHDAVRTTWPADAGRLPEVLLSGVPDATDGSGLDVARTAGAATVHSHRMWHYPEGIEMQNPVWSRHGVRILPGPSSLWLDANGRRLPAPLFPGFDALGALQHLTRHGHQHSWFVLNKAVMETEFALSGSDQNPDLTGKDLRLLSQRVLPGSVGPVAHFAEHSPDFVWGDNAGDLAEGMNALTGDDAINAVDLARLIDARDAQITTGLGKDPQVMAIHHARRYVVDKRMRVATPRPLTHPKDGPLLAVRLRVLTRKSLGGVHTDTQTRVLRGDGSVLPGLYAVGEAAGFGGGGVHGHRALEGTFLGGCLLTGKVAGGAI, encoded by the coding sequence ATGACTGACACCGACGTCATCGTCGTCGGCGCTGGCCTCGCCGGGCTGGTCACCGCCACCGAGCTGACCAGGCGGGGCGAACGCGTGCTGCTCCTGGACGCAGAACCGGCACGCTCGATGGGAGGGCAGGCGCACTGGAGCTTCGGCGGACTGTTCCTGGTGAACTCCCCGGAGCAACGCCGCCTCGGCGTGCGCGACAGCGCCGAACTTGCCTTCGCCGACTGGTTGGGAGCCGCTGGCTTCGCACCCGGTGCCGAGCGCGGCGAGGGTCCGGATGCGACCGGCTACTCCTGGGCGCAGATGTATGTGGAGTTCGCCTCGGGCCCGATGCGATCGTGGCTGCACGAGATGGGGATGCGCTGGTTCCCGTTGGTGCAGTGGGCCGAGCGTGGTGAGAACTCCGTCCCGCGGTTCCACGTGACCTGGGGGACCGGGCCCGGTGTACTCGCGCCTTTCGTGGCGGAAGCACGTGAGGCGCGCGAGGAAGGGCTGCTGGAGGTTCGATTCCGCCACCGCGTCACCTCCCTCGTAGTCACCGACGGAACAGTGACCGGGGTGCGGGCCGACGTCCTGGCACCCTCCTCGGCAGGGAGGGGCGAGCCGAGCTCACGTGAGGTGGTCGAGACGGTCGAACTCACGGCTGGTGCCGTGGTGCTGGCCACCGGCGGCAACGGCGCCAACCACGACGCGGTCCGTACGACCTGGCCCGCCGACGCGGGCCGGCTACCCGAGGTGCTGCTCTCCGGGGTACCGGACGCGACCGACGGCAGCGGCCTGGACGTCGCCCGTACGGCCGGGGCGGCCACTGTGCACTCCCACCGGATGTGGCACTACCCCGAGGGCATCGAGATGCAAAACCCGGTATGGAGCCGGCACGGCGTCCGGATCCTGCCCGGCCCCAGCTCGTTGTGGCTGGACGCGAACGGCCGGCGGCTGCCGGCGCCCCTCTTCCCGGGGTTCGACGCCCTCGGCGCCCTGCAGCACCTGACCCGCCACGGCCACCAGCACAGCTGGTTCGTGCTCAACAAGGCCGTGATGGAGACGGAGTTCGCTCTTTCCGGTTCCGATCAGAATCCCGACCTGACGGGTAAGGACCTGCGCCTGCTGAGCCAGCGGGTGCTGCCCGGCTCAGTGGGACCGGTGGCCCATTTCGCCGAGCACTCCCCCGACTTCGTCTGGGGAGACAACGCTGGCGACCTCGCCGAGGGTATGAACGCCCTGACCGGGGACGACGCGATCAACGCGGTGGACCTGGCGCGGCTCATCGACGCCCGCGACGCCCAGATCACGACCGGCCTGGGCAAGGACCCCCAGGTGATGGCCATCCACCATGCCCGGCGCTACGTCGTCGACAAGCGGATGCGGGTGGCGACCCCGCGGCCACTGACGCACCCGAAAGACGGGCCGTTGCTCGCCGTCCGGCTGCGGGTGCTCACCCGTAAGAGCCTCGGCGGGGTGCACACCGACACCCAGACGAGAGTGCTGCGAGGTGACGGCAGCGTACTGCCGGGACTCTACGCCGTCGGGGAGGCAGCTGGCTTCGGCGGCGGAGGGGTGCACGGGCACCGGGCGCTGGAGGGAACCTTCCTCGGCGGGTGCCTGCTCACCGGGAAGGTGGCCGGCGGGGCGATCTGA
- the glgX gene encoding glycogen debranching protein GlgX, with the protein MTISPAPVLETAARASDTARRCAVEPDRFGVHLRAEGVEAMVHAPRAVSVDLCLLDLGADGTWQERRVRLHRARWGRWAGFIPGVRAGQVYGLRVHGPWEPTHGLWHNPDKLLLDPYARAVTGTLEVVPAVYGHQVDASLKGRGTMRDRRDNLGHVPLGVVVDDTFNGDPAQHPRIPWETTVVYEAHVRGLTQRLPGVPEQLRGTYAGLAHPETVAYLKDLGVTAVELLPIHAKVSEPALTTRGVSNYWGYNTLGFFAPEPSYATAAAQEAGPAAVLDEVKGMVSLLHEAGLEVILDVVYNHTCEGGLDGPLLSWRGLDGAGYYLHEGITHTAYLDVTGCGNSLDFRNPVVVRMALDSLRYWSQVVGVDGFRFDLAVTLGRRGERFKPDHPFLVALATDPELSRLKLIAEPWDVGPDGWRTGQFPAPLAEWNDQFRDAIRTFWIADAAAAVHGNSGNDLRDLATRLAGSADLFAHDPPPDGRGPVSAVNYVTAHDGFTLADLVAYDHKHNDANGEDNQDGSDHNISWNHGEEGLTEDPEILAHRRRTMRNVLGTLLLASGTPMLTAGDELGRTQHGNNNAYCLDDETVWVDWHLATWQEELLATTRHLLALRRQHPALRPGRFEVPDPVRPALAWYDEHGASMTVERWHDVHRRVLQMYRRPQQPAEGSDALMVINGAANPVRVTLTSAGADQFRLVWDSARDTPQGQPGSDACADAGTTVTMPELSMRVYLSC; encoded by the coding sequence GTGACCATCTCCCCCGCTCCTGTGCTCGAGACTGCCGCACGCGCGTCCGACACGGCCCGCCGGTGCGCCGTCGAGCCGGACCGGTTCGGAGTACATCTTCGAGCCGAGGGCGTCGAGGCGATGGTCCACGCACCCCGGGCCGTCTCCGTCGACCTGTGCCTGCTCGACCTGGGAGCTGACGGGACCTGGCAGGAGCGGCGGGTGCGGCTGCACCGGGCGCGGTGGGGGCGCTGGGCGGGTTTCATTCCCGGTGTGCGGGCGGGTCAGGTGTACGGATTGCGGGTGCACGGTCCGTGGGAACCCACTCACGGGCTCTGGCACAACCCTGACAAGCTGCTGCTGGACCCTTACGCCCGAGCTGTCACCGGAACGCTCGAGGTCGTTCCGGCCGTCTACGGGCACCAGGTCGACGCCTCGCTGAAAGGCCGTGGCACGATGCGGGACCGCCGCGACAACCTCGGCCACGTCCCGCTCGGTGTGGTGGTGGACGACACTTTCAACGGCGACCCGGCACAGCACCCTCGGATCCCATGGGAGACGACCGTGGTGTACGAGGCGCACGTGCGCGGTCTGACCCAGCGTCTGCCCGGTGTACCGGAACAGCTGCGCGGAACCTACGCGGGCCTGGCGCACCCCGAGACCGTGGCGTACCTGAAGGACCTGGGGGTCACCGCCGTCGAGCTGCTGCCGATCCACGCGAAAGTCAGCGAACCTGCCCTGACCACGCGTGGGGTCAGCAACTACTGGGGATACAACACGCTGGGCTTCTTCGCTCCCGAGCCCTCCTACGCGACGGCAGCGGCGCAGGAGGCCGGGCCGGCGGCCGTGCTGGATGAGGTCAAGGGCATGGTCTCGCTGCTGCACGAGGCCGGGCTCGAGGTGATCCTCGACGTCGTCTACAACCACACCTGTGAGGGTGGACTCGACGGGCCGTTGCTGTCCTGGCGCGGACTGGACGGCGCCGGCTACTACCTGCACGAGGGCATCACCCACACCGCTTACCTCGACGTGACCGGCTGCGGGAACTCCCTCGACTTCCGCAACCCGGTGGTAGTGCGGATGGCGCTGGATTCACTGCGGTACTGGTCGCAGGTGGTGGGCGTGGACGGCTTCCGATTCGACCTGGCCGTCACCCTGGGGCGGCGCGGAGAGCGGTTCAAGCCCGATCACCCCTTCCTTGTGGCGCTGGCCACCGACCCCGAGCTGTCACGACTGAAGCTGATCGCTGAACCGTGGGACGTCGGCCCCGACGGGTGGCGCACCGGGCAGTTCCCGGCCCCGCTGGCCGAGTGGAACGACCAGTTCAGGGACGCGATCCGTACATTCTGGATCGCCGACGCCGCCGCTGCCGTGCATGGGAACAGCGGGAACGACCTGCGCGACCTCGCCACCCGGCTGGCCGGATCGGCCGACCTGTTCGCTCACGACCCTCCGCCGGACGGTCGCGGGCCGGTCTCGGCGGTCAACTACGTCACCGCCCACGACGGGTTCACGCTCGCGGATCTGGTGGCCTACGACCACAAGCACAACGACGCCAACGGCGAGGACAACCAGGACGGCAGCGACCACAACATCTCCTGGAACCACGGGGAGGAAGGGCTGACCGAGGATCCGGAAATCCTCGCCCACCGGCGCCGCACCATGCGCAACGTGCTCGGAACCCTGCTGCTGGCCTCCGGGACGCCGATGCTCACCGCCGGGGACGAGCTGGGGCGCACCCAGCACGGCAACAACAACGCCTACTGCCTCGACGACGAGACCGTCTGGGTGGACTGGCACCTGGCGACCTGGCAGGAGGAGCTGCTCGCCACCACGCGGCACCTGCTGGCGCTGCGGCGTCAGCACCCGGCACTGCGCCCGGGCCGGTTCGAGGTTCCCGACCCGGTACGCCCGGCGCTGGCGTGGTACGACGAGCACGGGGCGTCGATGACGGTCGAACGCTGGCACGACGTGCACCGCCGGGTGCTGCAGATGTACCGGCGCCCGCAACAGCCCGCCGAGGGCTCGGACGCGCTGATGGTGATCAACGGCGCCGCCAACCCGGTGCGGGTGACCCTCACCAGCGCCGGGGCCGATCAGTTCCGGCTGGTGTGGGACTCGGCTCGGGACACCCCGCAGGGCCAGCCCGGATCGGACGCCTGCGCCGATGCCGGTACCACGGTGACGATGCCCGAGCTGAGCATGCGGGTGTATCTGAGCTGCTGA
- the glgP gene encoding alpha-glucan family phosphorylase, with protein MRAIRRFTVRTVLPDALAALDELALNLRWAWHEPTRHLFAGIDPERWSAVHGDPVKLLGGLSPERLDELTADPEFVARVAELAESLRQYRHEERWYQVEAHRREEAGEAALPASIAYFSAEFGITGALPQYSGGLGILAGDHLKSASDLGAPIVGVGLLYGAGYFRQSLTRDGWQHETYPLLDPDNLPLSLVREADETPSKISLGLPGGRTLYAQIWRADVGRVPLLLLDSNVPENDDLARRVTDRLYGGTSEHRLHQELLLGMGGVKALRVHSRLTGAPEPEVYHCNEGHAGFLGIERIRELIASAGMSFPAAAEAVRAGTVFTTHTPVPAGIDRFGADLIGEHFGGGNELPGIGVEDVLALGRETYAGGDPGVFNMAVMGLRLAKRANGVAQLHGRVSRGMFASLWPGFDVSEVPITSVTNGVHADTWTDPAFTQAQAEYFTADELATGEGWYRSEGGIDNATLWQLRRQMRSRLVEDARARVRKSWLKRGASPAELGWVDSVLDPDVLTIGFARRVPTYKRLTLMLRDMDRLKRLLTDPDRPVQIVVAGKSHPADEQGIRLIQKLVQFADAEDVRHRIVFLPNYDIEMAQTLYPGCDVWLNNPLRPLEACGTSGMKAALNGSLNLSILDGWWDEMYDGENGWAIPTADGVDDHEHRDDLEAAALYDLLEHTVAPRFYDRTDGLPVHWLENVRHTLATLGPKVQATRMVREYITELYTPTAEFYRALNAGNREAAAELADWKARVHEAWPGVRVDHVESEGLHEAVKVGDHVTVKAFVSLGALRPEDVEVQVNYGRVGEDDEIDDFGTAELSLTDTYEGGRYQFSRVFTLAQAGPFGYAVRIVPRHERLAGHTELGLVTTAS; from the coding sequence GTGAGAGCGATCCGACGATTCACCGTCCGCACCGTACTCCCCGACGCACTGGCAGCTCTGGACGAGCTCGCCCTGAACCTCCGCTGGGCCTGGCACGAACCGACCCGCCACCTGTTCGCCGGCATCGATCCCGAGCGCTGGTCCGCCGTTCACGGTGATCCGGTGAAGCTGCTTGGCGGTCTCTCCCCGGAGCGTCTCGACGAGCTCACCGCGGATCCGGAGTTCGTGGCGCGGGTCGCCGAGCTCGCCGAGAGCCTGCGCCAGTACCGCCACGAGGAGCGGTGGTATCAGGTGGAGGCGCACCGTCGCGAGGAAGCCGGCGAGGCCGCCCTTCCGGCGTCCATCGCGTACTTCTCGGCAGAGTTCGGGATCACCGGAGCGCTGCCGCAGTACTCCGGCGGTCTTGGCATCCTCGCCGGTGACCACCTCAAGAGCGCCTCCGATCTGGGAGCGCCGATCGTCGGCGTGGGCCTGTTGTACGGGGCAGGTTACTTCCGGCAATCCTTGACCAGAGACGGGTGGCAGCACGAGACCTACCCCCTGCTCGACCCGGACAATCTCCCGCTCTCGCTCGTGCGCGAGGCGGACGAGACGCCGTCGAAGATCAGCCTCGGTCTCCCCGGCGGCCGCACCCTGTACGCCCAGATCTGGCGTGCCGATGTGGGCCGCGTGCCGCTGCTGCTGCTCGACTCCAACGTGCCCGAGAACGATGACCTCGCCCGGCGCGTGACCGACCGCCTGTACGGCGGCACCAGCGAGCACCGGCTGCACCAGGAGCTGCTGCTCGGCATGGGTGGCGTGAAGGCGCTGCGGGTGCACTCCCGGCTCACCGGGGCGCCGGAGCCGGAGGTCTACCACTGCAACGAGGGCCATGCCGGATTCCTCGGGATCGAACGCATCCGTGAACTCATCGCGAGCGCTGGGATGTCGTTCCCGGCTGCGGCCGAGGCGGTCCGGGCCGGCACCGTGTTCACCACGCATACACCGGTGCCGGCAGGCATCGACCGCTTCGGTGCCGACCTGATCGGCGAACACTTCGGTGGTGGGAACGAGCTGCCCGGTATCGGGGTGGAGGACGTGCTCGCCCTGGGGCGCGAGACCTACGCCGGCGGTGACCCCGGGGTGTTCAACATGGCCGTCATGGGGTTGCGGCTCGCCAAACGCGCGAATGGCGTGGCGCAGCTGCACGGGCGCGTCTCCCGGGGCATGTTCGCCTCGCTGTGGCCGGGGTTCGACGTCAGCGAGGTGCCGATCACATCGGTGACCAACGGTGTGCACGCCGACACCTGGACCGATCCTGCATTCACACAAGCACAGGCCGAGTACTTCACTGCTGACGAGCTTGCTACGGGGGAGGGCTGGTACAGGTCCGAGGGCGGCATCGACAACGCCACCCTGTGGCAGCTGCGCCGGCAGATGCGTTCGCGGCTGGTCGAGGACGCGCGCGCACGGGTGCGCAAGTCGTGGCTCAAGCGCGGTGCCTCCCCGGCCGAGCTCGGCTGGGTGGACAGCGTGCTCGACCCCGACGTGCTGACCATCGGCTTCGCGCGGCGGGTGCCGACCTACAAGCGCCTGACGTTGATGCTGCGGGACATGGATCGGTTGAAGCGGCTGCTCACCGATCCCGATCGCCCGGTGCAGATCGTCGTGGCGGGTAAGTCCCACCCGGCCGACGAGCAGGGCATCCGGTTGATCCAGAAGCTGGTGCAGTTCGCCGACGCCGAGGACGTGCGCCATCGCATCGTCTTCCTGCCCAACTACGACATCGAGATGGCGCAGACGCTGTATCCGGGTTGCGATGTCTGGCTGAACAACCCGCTGCGGCCCCTGGAGGCGTGCGGGACGTCAGGGATGAAGGCGGCCCTGAACGGTTCATTGAACCTGTCGATCCTCGACGGGTGGTGGGACGAGATGTACGACGGCGAGAACGGCTGGGCGATCCCCACCGCTGACGGGGTGGATGACCACGAGCACCGGGACGATCTGGAGGCGGCCGCCCTGTACGACCTGCTCGAGCACACCGTGGCTCCCCGGTTCTATGACCGCACCGACGGGTTGCCGGTGCACTGGCTGGAGAACGTGCGCCACACCCTGGCGACACTGGGCCCGAAGGTGCAGGCCACCCGGATGGTGCGCGAGTACATCACCGAGCTGTACACCCCCACAGCCGAGTTCTACCGGGCGCTCAACGCCGGGAACCGGGAGGCGGCCGCCGAGCTCGCCGACTGGAAGGCGCGGGTGCACGAGGCCTGGCCAGGAGTGCGGGTGGATCACGTGGAGTCCGAGGGGTTGCACGAGGCCGTCAAGGTGGGTGACCACGTCACCGTCAAGGCGTTCGTCTCACTCGGGGCCCTGCGCCCGGAGGACGTCGAGGTGCAGGTCAACTACGGCCGGGTTGGCGAGGACGACGAAATCGACGACTTCGGAACGGCTGAGTTGTCGCTGACCGACACCTACGAGGGCGGGCGGTACCAGTTCTCGCGGGTCTTCACCCTCGCTCAGGCGGGCCCGTTCGGGTACGCGGTCCGGATCGTGCCGCGGCACGAGCGGCTGGCGGGGCACACCGAGCTGGGATTGGTGACAACGGCGTCCTGA
- the trpS gene encoding tryptophan--tRNA ligase produces MTESDELSTEATADRSLATAVARSAEIEAQLTTDPSGFRVLTGDRPTGRLHLGHYLGTLRNRVRLQNLGVETMLLVADYQVITDRDDAGPIAERVRDLVTDYLAIGIDPARTTIFAHSAVPALNQLMLPFLSLVTDSELRRNPTVKAEFEASGGRPMSGLLLTYPVHQAADILFCKGNLVPVGKDQLPHLELTRVIARRFNERYAGGESIFPSPDALLTQATNVLGVDGQKMSKSRRNTIELAMTEDETAKQLKRAVTDSDRFITYDPDGRPEVSNLLLIAGEMTGRDPVEIAREIGDGGGGGLKKLVTESVNEHLRPIRERRRELEADPSAVDEVLRQGNERANRIADATLDEVRRSMQMVY; encoded by the coding sequence CTGACCGAATCCGACGAGCTGAGCACGGAGGCGACTGCCGACAGGTCCCTGGCCACCGCCGTGGCGCGCAGCGCCGAGATCGAAGCACAGCTGACCACCGACCCCTCCGGGTTCCGGGTGCTGACCGGGGACAGGCCCACCGGCCGGCTCCACCTGGGCCACTACCTCGGCACGCTGCGCAACCGTGTGCGGCTGCAGAACCTCGGCGTGGAGACGATGCTGCTGGTCGCCGACTACCAGGTGATCACCGACCGCGACGATGCCGGCCCGATCGCCGAGCGGGTGCGGGATCTGGTGACCGACTACCTCGCGATCGGAATCGACCCGGCGCGGACGACGATCTTCGCGCACTCCGCAGTGCCGGCCCTGAACCAGCTGATGCTTCCGTTCCTCTCACTGGTCACGGACTCCGAGCTGCGCCGCAACCCAACCGTGAAGGCCGAGTTCGAGGCCAGCGGCGGGCGGCCGATGAGCGGGTTGCTGCTCACCTACCCGGTGCACCAGGCCGCCGACATCCTGTTCTGCAAGGGGAACCTGGTGCCGGTGGGTAAGGACCAGCTGCCGCACCTGGAGCTCACCCGCGTCATCGCGCGCCGTTTCAACGAGCGCTACGCAGGTGGGGAATCGATCTTCCCGTCTCCCGACGCGCTGCTGACACAGGCCACGAACGTGCTCGGCGTGGACGGGCAGAAGATGTCCAAGTCACGGCGCAACACCATTGAACTGGCCATGACCGAGGACGAGACGGCCAAGCAGCTCAAGCGCGCGGTCACCGACTCGGACCGGTTCATCACCTACGACCCGGACGGGCGCCCGGAGGTCTCGAACCTGCTGCTGATCGCAGGGGAGATGACCGGAAGGGACCCCGTGGAGATCGCCAGGGAGATCGGCGACGGCGGGGGCGGCGGGCTGAAGAAGTTGGTCACCGAGTCGGTCAACGAGCACCTGCGCCCGATCCGCGAGCGCCGACGCGAGCTGGAAGCCGACCCCAGTGCCGTGGACGAGGTGCTGCGCCAGGGCAACGAGCGGGCGAATCGGATCGCAGACGCCACACTCGACGAGGTGCGCCGGTCGATGCAGATGGTGTACTGA